A stretch of the Peribacillus sp. ACCC06369 genome encodes the following:
- a CDS encoding class I SAM-dependent methyltransferase, producing the protein MNTQGDYPQLKISELYSFIESVDGWLTHLEQTALLHLPALVDHLKGDIIEIGSYKGKSTTALGLGSKWISERKRSIYAIDPFIPDKDYHGNYFNDFQKAIKGFQLENYVIPIKNYSHEAIVDCPELISALFVDGNHSYLSVKQDIQLYAPRVVTGGMIAFHDYSTYLDVKRAVDELCESKEYVYVCDYDSLRLIRKLN; encoded by the coding sequence TTGAATACACAAGGAGATTATCCTCAATTAAAGATTAGTGAATTGTATAGTTTCATTGAAAGCGTAGATGGCTGGTTGACACATTTGGAACAAACGGCACTTCTGCATCTACCAGCTTTAGTTGACCATTTGAAAGGAGACATCATTGAGATTGGTTCTTATAAAGGAAAAAGTACAACAGCCTTAGGTCTCGGAAGTAAGTGGATTAGTGAGCGCAAACGTTCGATATATGCAATTGATCCATTTATTCCTGATAAAGATTATCATGGAAATTACTTTAACGATTTTCAAAAAGCAATTAAAGGTTTTCAATTAGAGAACTATGTAATTCCAATAAAGAACTACAGTCATGAAGCAATTGTTGATTGCCCTGAGCTTATTTCAGCACTTTTTGTTGATGGCAATCATAGCTATTTAAGCGTAAAGCAGGATATACAACTTTATGCTCCAAGAGTCGTAACCGGAGGCATGATTGCATTTCATGACTACAGTACTTACCTAGATGTCAAAAGAGCTGTTGATGAACTTTGTGAGAGTAAAGAATACGTATATGTCTGTGATTACGACAGTTTGCGCCTAATCCGTAAATTAAACTAA
- a CDS encoding exosporium glycoprotein BclB-related protein yields the protein MIPFASGVVPIELTSVLGLAETGGLIGFGSSVSGVTIAGGLITIAVGDFAFVVPRAGTIESISAFFSATVGVILSEDVTVRAQLWRSTTAGVPDPNSSTFTPIPGAFVDLAPDFTPLVALGDNASNTNNLISIPVSAGDKLLMVFSLEDSGILVLLDSLTGFASAGIAIS from the coding sequence ATGATCCCATTCGCATCAGGTGTTGTTCCTATTGAACTGACTTCAGTTCTTGGATTAGCGGAAACTGGAGGTCTCATTGGATTCGGAAGTTCTGTTTCCGGTGTTACTATTGCTGGAGGATTAATAACGATAGCTGTCGGGGACTTCGCATTTGTTGTTCCTCGTGCCGGAACAATCGAATCAATATCTGCATTCTTTAGTGCTACAGTGGGAGTAATATTAAGTGAAGATGTAACTGTTAGAGCACAATTATGGAGGAGTACAACTGCAGGTGTACCTGATCCAAATAGCAGCACCTTTACTCCAATACCAGGCGCCTTTGTAGATTTAGCACCAGACTTTACTCCACTTGTAGCCCTTGGAGATAATGCATCTAATACTAATAATTTGATATCAATACCAGTAAGTGCAGGAGATAAACTATTAATGGTTTTTTCTTTAGAAGACTCAGGTATCTTGGTGCTTCTCGATAGCCTTACAGGTTTTGCAAGTGCAGGTATTGCAATCTCCTAA